From a single Gammaproteobacteria bacterium genomic region:
- the mpl gene encoding UDP-N-acetylmuramate:L-alanyl-gamma-D-glutamyl-meso-diaminopimelate ligase, which produces MHIHILGICGTFMGGLALLARGMRHRVTGSDSNVYPPMSTQLASQGIELYEGYDEVQFKTRPDVVVIGNALSRGNPAVEYVLNNTIPYVSGPEFLAREILSKRWVLAVAGTHGKTTTASMVAHILNYAGMSPGFLIGGIAHDLEVSASLGKEPFFVIEADEYDTAFFDKRSKFVHYQPRTLVLNNLEYDHADIFPDLDAIKRQFNHLMRIVPANGLVVNNADDENLKDVLAQGCWTSCESFSSGQHKSHGWHIRDGADDYSRFDVYFSNEKQGTLQWQLTGAHNVANALAAIGAARHSGVPTQHAIEALNCFSGVARRLQKIAYVNDITVYDDFAHHPTAIKTTLDGLRRKVGQQRIIAVFEPRSNTMRMGVHEHTLAASFVDADEVMLYAPDEMSWNIGAVSDAIGKHSACWVKNNIEELGRCLLKNAKAGDHIVIMSNGDFSGLRERIVDDLAQQQSSAIEN; this is translated from the coding sequence ATGCACATACACATACTTGGAATTTGCGGCACGTTTATGGGCGGCTTGGCGTTACTTGCGCGCGGTATGCGTCATCGCGTGACCGGTAGCGATAGTAATGTCTACCCACCCATGAGCACACAGTTGGCGAGCCAGGGTATCGAGCTGTACGAGGGTTACGATGAAGTGCAGTTCAAAACACGGCCGGATGTGGTGGTGATAGGTAATGCGTTGTCGCGTGGCAACCCGGCAGTTGAATATGTGCTCAATAATACGATCCCGTATGTGTCTGGTCCTGAATTTCTGGCCAGAGAAATATTATCGAAGCGTTGGGTGTTGGCTGTTGCCGGTACGCATGGCAAAACGACAACAGCGAGCATGGTGGCGCATATTTTAAATTATGCTGGCATGTCCCCGGGTTTTTTGATTGGCGGTATTGCCCATGATTTAGAGGTGTCAGCAAGCTTGGGTAAGGAGCCTTTTTTCGTTATTGAAGCAGATGAGTATGACACCGCATTTTTTGATAAACGATCCAAATTTGTTCATTATCAACCACGAACTCTAGTGTTAAATAATCTAGAATATGACCACGCCGATATATTCCCTGATCTTGATGCCATCAAACGCCAGTTTAATCATTTAATGCGTATTGTGCCGGCCAATGGTTTGGTGGTGAATAATGCTGACGATGAAAATTTGAAAGATGTTTTAGCACAAGGTTGCTGGACATCGTGTGAGTCATTTTCAAGCGGGCAACATAAAAGCCATGGTTGGCATATCAGAGATGGCGCTGATGATTACAGCCGCTTTGATGTCTATTTTTCTAATGAAAAGCAAGGCACACTACAGTGGCAGTTAACGGGTGCGCATAACGTTGCCAATGCACTGGCAGCGATTGGCGCTGCGCGTCACTCTGGCGTACCGACTCAACACGCAATTGAGGCGCTAAACTGTTTTTCAGGTGTTGCACGTCGATTGCAAAAGATTGCTTATGTTAATGATATTACCGTCTATGATGATTTTGCCCACCATCCAACGGCAATAAAGACCACGCTTGATGGTTTACGTCGTAAGGTTGGTCAGCAACGTATTATCGCCGTCTTTGAGCCACGCTCGAATACCATGCGTATGGGCGTGCATGAACATACCCTGGCAGCATCATTTGTCGATGCCGATGAGGTGATGCTTTATGCACCTGATGAGATGAGCTGGAATATTGGCGCAGTGAGCGATGCCATTGGCAAACATTCAGCTTGTTGGGTTAAAAACAACATCGAAGAGCTTGGCCGCTGTTTGTTAAAAAATGCCAAGGCTGGTGATCATATTGTCATTATGAGCAATGGTGATTTTAGTGGTTTACGTGAGCGTATTGTTGACGACCTGGCGCAGCAGCAATCAAGTGCCATCGAGAACTAA
- the tal gene encoding transaldolase, which translates to MNPLLTLSSLGQSVWYDNIQRSMLSSGMLQRLVEDDGLKGVTSNPSIFEKAINGSSDYDGALVALRAENPNATSRELFFSLAVEDIQATADVLRPVYDASNGKDGMISLEVGPDLAQDTDGTIAEGRELWQRVDRPNLMIKVPATREGLGAIQTLIADGINVNVTLLFSTQRHEEVMDAYLSGLETRLKAGKPINKVASVASFFISRVDTAIDSLLDAAKMSDDDMRKKAHSLKGKIAIANAKVAYQNYKEVFASERFQQLREAGGQTQRLLWASTGTKNPDYSDVLYVETLIGPDTVNTMPPATFDAMRSHGHPYLTLEHGIDLARFQINMLPEVGIDLDTVTEELEVQGVAVFATSFDTLLEAIDNKLASTDFQGAVSA; encoded by the coding sequence ATGAATCCGCTACTCACACTAAGCAGTTTGGGCCAGAGCGTCTGGTACGACAATATCCAGCGTTCTATGCTGTCATCAGGCATGTTACAACGGTTAGTAGAAGATGATGGCTTAAAAGGCGTCACGTCCAATCCGTCTATTTTCGAAAAAGCCATTAACGGCAGCAGTGACTATGACGGAGCGCTTGTCGCACTACGCGCTGAAAACCCTAACGCCACCTCACGCGAACTGTTTTTTTCGTTAGCGGTTGAAGATATTCAAGCCACTGCCGATGTGCTGCGACCTGTTTACGATGCCAGTAATGGTAAAGACGGCATGATCAGCCTCGAAGTAGGGCCTGACCTGGCACAGGATACCGATGGCACCATCGCCGAAGGCCGCGAACTATGGCAGCGTGTCGATCGCCCTAACCTGATGATTAAAGTACCGGCCACACGCGAGGGCTTGGGGGCTATTCAAACACTGATTGCCGACGGCATTAACGTTAATGTGACCTTGCTCTTCTCAACACAGCGCCATGAAGAAGTGATGGATGCCTATTTAAGTGGATTGGAAACCAGGCTCAAAGCAGGCAAACCCATTAATAAGGTGGCTTCCGTCGCCAGTTTTTTTATTAGCCGGGTCGATACGGCTATCGATAGTCTGCTCGACGCTGCCAAAATGAGCGATGATGACATGCGTAAAAAGGCTCATTCACTCAAAGGTAAAATTGCTATCGCCAATGCCAAAGTGGCTTATCAAAATTACAAAGAAGTATTTGCCAGTGAACGCTTTCAACAACTACGTGAAGCAGGCGGCCAAACTCAACGCTTACTATGGGCCAGTACTGGCACCAAAAACCCTGACTACAGCGACGTGTTGTACGTTGAAACATTAATTGGCCCAGACACCGTCAACACCATGCCACCGGCAACTTTCGATGCAATGCGCTCACATGGTCATCCGTATCTGACATTGGAACACGGCATAGACCTGGCACGCTTTCAAATCAATATGCTGCCTGAAGTTGGCATTGACCTTGATACCGTCACCGAAGAACTGGAAGTGCAAGGTGTTGCTGTCTTTGCTACGTCATTTGATACCTTACTTGAAGCTATCGATAACAAACTCGCTTCAACAGACTTTCAAGGCGCCGTAAGCGCTTAG
- a CDS encoding hemin uptake protein HemP — protein sequence MQSTNRFRNITVYANDQATFVASRDLLGDDTRLHIRHNRERYLLRLTRAGKLILTK from the coding sequence ATGCAGTCAACAAACCGCTTTCGCAATATTACTGTTTATGCCAATGATCAAGCGACTTTTGTTGCCAGTCGTGATCTGCTTGGCGACGATACCCGGCTCCATATCCGTCATAACCGTGAGCGCTATTTATTAAGGCTAACACGTGCTGGAAAGCTGATTCTAACCAAATAA
- a CDS encoding hemin uptake protein HemP: protein MNSAPAMKKRDVTIQCPDAEQHVSSRELLGIQQCLAIAHNNEFYQLRLTRNGKLILTK from the coding sequence ATGAATAGCGCCCCAGCAATGAAAAAACGTGATGTAACCATTCAGTGTCCAGATGCCGAGCAACACGTCAGTAGTCGTGAATTACTCGGCATACAACAATGCCTTGCTATCGCACACAACAACGAATTCTACCAGTTGCGCCTTACCCGCAACGGTAAACTGATTTTAACCAAATGA